One stretch of Candidatus Eremiobacterota bacterium DNA includes these proteins:
- a CDS encoding ABC transporter ATP-binding protein, whose protein sequence is MSLVLADVGVRYGGVAALQDVSLIVERGHVLGLIGPNGAGKTTLVNATTGLAPLASGTIALDGIRIDGLPPHRIARSGIARTYQNIRLFAALDVHANLAAGAYARPGRLTADEIATLLERAGISGADPGTRAGSLPYGDQRRLEIARALAAQPVVLMLDEPAAGMNPAETTRLVETIRAIAASGIAVLLIEHDMTLVRAACDSVVVLNFGEVIARGTPAEVARDTVVVEAYLGSGAEALA, encoded by the coding sequence GTGAGCCTCGTGCTGGCCGACGTCGGCGTCCGCTACGGGGGCGTCGCAGCGCTGCAGGACGTCTCGCTGATCGTCGAGCGCGGCCACGTGCTCGGCCTGATCGGCCCGAACGGCGCCGGAAAGACGACGCTCGTCAACGCGACGACCGGGCTAGCACCGCTCGCCTCGGGCACGATCGCGCTCGACGGCATACGGATCGACGGCCTCCCTCCGCACCGCATCGCACGCAGCGGGATCGCGCGCACCTATCAAAACATCCGCCTCTTCGCCGCGCTCGACGTCCACGCGAACCTCGCCGCCGGCGCCTACGCCCGCCCCGGCCGCCTCACCGCCGACGAGATCGCAACATTGCTCGAGCGTGCCGGGATCTCCGGCGCCGATCCGGGCACGCGCGCCGGTTCGCTTCCGTACGGCGACCAGCGCCGCTTGGAGATCGCGCGCGCGCTCGCCGCGCAGCCGGTCGTGCTGATGCTCGACGAGCCCGCCGCCGGGATGAACCCGGCGGAGACGACGCGCCTGGTCGAGACGATTCGCGCGATCGCCGCGAGCGGGATCGCGGTGCTGCTGATCGAGCACGACATGACGCTGGTGCGCGCCGCCTGCGACTCGGTCGTGGTGTTGAACTTCGGCGAGGTGATCGCGCGCGGCACGCCGGCCGAGGTGGCGCGCGATACGGTCGTCGTCGAAGCGTATCTCGGCAGCGGCGCGGAGGCGCTGGCGTGA
- a CDS encoding ABC transporter ATP-binding protein — MLAVDALRAGYGNIEVLHDVSIALDEGTLCAIVGANGAGKTTLLMALAGVLPARGGQVTFDGRDVTRLSSHARVKRGLVLVPEGRRMLPGMSVEENLQVAASARGAEGFARIDGLFDRFPILRARRNVPAGSLSGGEQQMLAIARALAIGPKALLLDEPSMGLAPKLVDEIFAIVAAERARGTSILLVEQNARRALALADRAYVMERGRIVLTGTGAELATHRDVVAAYLGG, encoded by the coding sequence GTGCTCGCGGTCGACGCGCTGCGCGCGGGCTACGGCAACATCGAGGTGCTGCACGACGTCTCGATCGCGCTCGACGAGGGAACGCTGTGCGCGATCGTCGGCGCGAACGGCGCCGGCAAGACGACGCTGCTGATGGCGCTCGCCGGCGTGCTGCCGGCGCGCGGCGGCCAGGTGACGTTCGACGGCCGCGACGTGACGCGTCTCTCCTCGCACGCGCGGGTGAAGCGCGGGCTCGTGCTGGTCCCCGAAGGCCGCCGCATGCTTCCCGGGATGAGCGTCGAGGAGAATTTGCAAGTGGCGGCGAGCGCGCGCGGCGCCGAAGGCTTCGCGCGCATCGACGGGCTCTTCGACCGCTTCCCGATCTTGCGCGCGCGGCGGAACGTCCCCGCCGGCTCGCTCTCCGGCGGCGAGCAGCAGATGCTCGCGATTGCGCGCGCGCTGGCGATCGGCCCGAAGGCGCTCTTGCTCGACGAGCCGTCGATGGGTTTGGCGCCGAAGCTGGTCGACGAGATCTTCGCGATCGTCGCCGCCGAGCGCGCCCGCGGCACGTCGATCTTGCTGGTCGAGCAGAACGCGCGCCGCGCCTTGGCGCTCGCCGACCGGGCCTACGTGATGGAGCGCGGCCGCATCGTGCTGACCGGCACCGGCGCCGAGCTCGCCACCCACCGCGACGTCGTCGCGGCGTACTTAGGCGGCTGA
- a CDS encoding PQQ-binding-like beta-propeller repeat protein codes for MHLHVRIISVTAFVACAAAATTALSTGAPGEVTMFRGSPAHEGVYPGRGTPSYGGLQWRFRAGGAIHGSAAVANGTVFAGSSDTKLYALDARTGGVRWARALGAPVSSTPAVANGVVYVQTFAGRVLALRASNGTTIWSRDGAALIPFPWGHEGWDVYTSSPTLVAGTLLIGGGDGFLRALDAATGRERWRLATSGRVRATPAVHDGRVFVASFDGDVYAADLATGRLAWRFETEGHALDSSKFGYDRHSVQSSPAVAGGIVTFGSRDGHLYGVDEQTGVQRWRLHDTVPWIIASPAMQDGRAYVSSSDGRYVEAVDAANGKPVWTFDAGANFFSSPSIAGDVVYDADFQGRVHALDKRTGKELWRFSAEGSRMISTPVIAGGPALRRRRRRLTLRDQPRTRRGAAAGGVLGRRVREVESDRRTRTAQDVLRGARLRRA; via the coding sequence ATGCACTTGCACGTTCGGATTATTTCCGTCACGGCGTTCGTCGCGTGCGCTGCGGCCGCCACGACGGCGCTCTCAACCGGCGCACCGGGCGAGGTCACGATGTTTCGCGGCTCGCCGGCACACGAGGGCGTGTATCCCGGGCGCGGCACGCCGTCGTACGGCGGATTGCAGTGGCGCTTTCGCGCGGGCGGTGCGATCCACGGGTCGGCGGCCGTTGCGAACGGCACGGTGTTCGCCGGAAGCAGCGACACGAAGCTGTACGCGCTTGATGCGCGCACCGGCGGCGTGCGATGGGCGCGCGCGCTCGGCGCGCCGGTCTCGTCGACGCCCGCGGTCGCGAACGGCGTCGTGTACGTGCAGACGTTCGCCGGCCGCGTGCTCGCGCTGCGCGCGTCGAACGGGACGACGATCTGGAGCCGCGACGGCGCGGCGCTGATCCCGTTTCCGTGGGGACACGAAGGCTGGGACGTCTATACGTCTTCGCCGACGCTGGTCGCGGGGACGCTGCTGATCGGCGGCGGCGACGGCTTTCTGCGCGCGCTCGATGCGGCGACCGGGCGCGAGCGGTGGCGGCTTGCGACGAGTGGGCGCGTGCGCGCGACGCCGGCGGTTCACGACGGCCGGGTGTTCGTCGCGAGCTTCGACGGCGACGTGTACGCGGCGGATCTGGCGACGGGGCGGCTCGCGTGGCGCTTCGAGACCGAGGGCCATGCGCTCGACTCCAGCAAGTTCGGCTACGACCGGCACTCGGTGCAATCGTCGCCGGCGGTGGCGGGCGGCATCGTCACGTTCGGGTCGCGCGACGGACACCTCTACGGCGTCGACGAGCAAACCGGCGTGCAGCGCTGGCGGCTGCACGACACGGTGCCGTGGATCATCGCCTCGCCAGCGATGCAGGACGGCCGCGCGTACGTATCGAGCTCCGACGGGCGGTACGTCGAAGCGGTCGACGCCGCGAACGGCAAACCCGTGTGGACGTTCGACGCCGGGGCGAACTTCTTCAGCTCGCCCTCGATCGCGGGCGACGTCGTCTACGACGCCGACTTTCAGGGACGCGTGCACGCGCTCGACAAACGGACCGGGAAAGAGCTGTGGCGCTTCTCCGCGGAGGGGAGCCGCATGATTTCCACACCGGTGATTGCGGGGGGACCGGCTCTACGTCGGCGCCGACGACGGCTCACTCTTCGCGATCAACCTCGTACAAGGCGAGGCGCTGCGGCGGGCGGTGTTCTGGGACGGCGCGTACGTGAAGTCGAATCTGATCGCCGCACACGAACGGCTCAAGACGTACTTCGCGGCGCGCGGCTACGACGTGCTTGA